A genome region from Baekduia alba includes the following:
- a CDS encoding MOSC domain-containing protein — protein MPVGSVASLHRWPVKSLAGEDADALNLDPRGIAGDRAHALYDTHKGAPRRLTAREAPAMLRWRATYDGVPGAAMTPARIPLPTVTAPDGTAFPWDDPELPSALSDDLGREVALRRDLSLMQDLGNSILVTTQATLDAVAGELGRDLDLRRFRTNIHVVLDDAAAYAEETWEGRRLRVGEVELQLLHPCVRCVIPTRDPDTTAKDPNILRWLTRHHGGLFGINARPRGDGRIAVGAQVELL, from the coding sequence GTGCCCGTCGGATCCGTCGCCTCGCTGCACCGCTGGCCCGTGAAGTCGCTCGCCGGCGAGGACGCCGACGCGCTCAACCTGGACCCGCGCGGCATCGCCGGCGACCGCGCGCACGCGCTGTACGACACGCACAAGGGCGCGCCGCGCCGCCTCACGGCACGCGAGGCGCCCGCGATGCTGCGCTGGCGCGCGACCTACGACGGCGTCCCGGGCGCGGCGATGACGCCGGCGCGGATCCCGCTCCCGACGGTGACCGCGCCCGACGGAACGGCGTTCCCCTGGGACGACCCGGAGCTTCCGAGCGCGCTCAGCGACGACCTCGGCCGCGAGGTCGCCCTGCGCCGCGACCTGTCGCTCATGCAGGACCTCGGCAACTCGATCCTCGTCACGACCCAGGCGACGCTCGACGCCGTCGCCGGCGAGCTCGGCCGCGACCTCGACCTGCGCCGGTTCCGCACCAACATCCACGTCGTGCTCGACGACGCCGCGGCCTACGCGGAGGAGACCTGGGAGGGCCGCCGGCTGCGCGTCGGCGAGGTCGAGCTCCAGCTCCTGCACCCGTGCGTGCGCTGCGTGATCCCCACGCGCGACCCGGACACGACGGCTAAGGACCCCAACATCCTGCGGTGGCTCACCCGGCATCACGGCGGCCTCTTCGGCATCAACGCCCGACCGCGTGGCGACGGCAGGATCGCCGTCGGCGCTCAGGTCGAGCTGCTCTGA
- a CDS encoding TetR/AcrR family transcriptional regulator: MSSQAEPQRLTRKQRQEHTRRCLLESAGRVFARRGLTQASVDEVAADAGFTKGAVYANFGSKEELFLQMLDVRFARRLVDMERAMSTDEPPEIQARAAGRDFVEFLGSDPDWKRLFFEAALHASRDDAFRLKLQEHYAGMRARMADLLRARSEAGGFDSGVPFDQLATMIFAMANGIGFEQLVEPDAVPDDLFSTMLELFALGAAARQSSST, translated from the coding sequence GTGAGCAGTCAGGCCGAGCCGCAGCGCCTCACCCGCAAGCAGCGCCAGGAGCACACCCGCCGGTGCCTGCTGGAGTCCGCCGGCCGCGTCTTCGCGCGCCGGGGGCTGACGCAGGCGTCGGTGGACGAGGTCGCGGCCGACGCCGGGTTCACCAAGGGCGCGGTCTACGCGAACTTCGGCTCCAAGGAGGAGCTGTTCCTCCAGATGCTCGACGTGCGCTTCGCGCGCCGGCTGGTCGACATGGAGCGCGCGATGTCGACCGACGAGCCGCCGGAGATCCAGGCGCGGGCCGCGGGGCGCGACTTCGTCGAGTTCCTCGGCAGCGACCCCGACTGGAAGCGCCTGTTCTTCGAGGCGGCGCTGCACGCGTCGCGCGACGACGCGTTCCGGCTCAAGCTCCAGGAGCACTACGCGGGGATGCGGGCGCGGATGGCCGACCTGCTGCGCGCGCGGTCCGAGGCCGGCGGCTTCGACTCCGGCGTGCCGTTCGACCAGCTGGCGACGATGATCTTCGCGATGGCCAACGGGATCGGCTTCGAGCAGCTCGTCGAGCCCGACGCCGTGCCGGACGACCTGTTCTCCACCATGTTGGAGCTCTTCGCCCTGGGCGCCGCGGCGCGTCAGAGCAGCTCGACCTGA
- a CDS encoding cytochrome P450, with protein MAASPTTAPLPRFARRAPLPPSPRMPRALQTIGWLTRPFQFVERARAQYGDMFTMHIARDTFVVLSDPADVKQVFTGDPAIYHAGVSNIILLPFLGSKSVLLLDGAQHLSQRRLLLPPFHGEKMRRHVDLMAEIAEREVASWPRGVPFKAHPHMQKVTLEVIMRIVFGIDEGDPRLAELRTRLRTFLESTASSRELRKLLFYGPEKADRKRIFAHVLDPVDDIIGRVIADHRKRDDLAERDDVLSMLLLARHEDGAPMDDVELRDELVTLLVAGHETTATALAWALERLTRHPAALERLTEEVRAGAGDEYVDGVIRETLRLRPVIPFVGRKLSEPQTIGGWDLPAGVRVAPSIHLVHRRPDIYPDPAAFRPERWLGVRPNPYTFLPFGGGIRRCLGASFAETEMRAVLAAIVGQVRLRPAVPESERVGRRVITLVPGRGAEIIAT; from the coding sequence ATGGCTGCCTCCCCGACCACCGCGCCGCTTCCCCGCTTCGCCAGGCGCGCTCCGCTTCCGCCCAGCCCGCGCATGCCGCGCGCGCTGCAGACGATCGGCTGGCTGACCCGGCCGTTCCAGTTCGTCGAGCGCGCCCGCGCGCAGTACGGCGACATGTTCACCATGCACATCGCGCGCGACACGTTCGTCGTGCTGTCGGACCCCGCCGACGTCAAGCAGGTGTTCACCGGCGACCCCGCGATCTACCACGCGGGCGTCAGCAACATCATCTTGCTCCCGTTCCTGGGCAGCAAGTCGGTGCTGTTGCTCGACGGCGCTCAGCACCTCAGCCAGCGCCGGCTGCTGCTGCCGCCGTTCCACGGCGAGAAGATGCGCCGCCACGTCGACCTGATGGCCGAGATCGCCGAGCGCGAGGTGGCCTCGTGGCCGCGCGGCGTGCCGTTCAAGGCGCACCCGCACATGCAGAAGGTGACGCTCGAGGTGATCATGCGGATCGTCTTCGGCATCGACGAGGGGGACCCGCGCCTGGCCGAGCTGCGCACGCGCCTGCGCACCTTCCTGGAGTCGACGGCCAGCTCGCGCGAGCTGCGCAAGCTGCTGTTCTACGGGCCGGAGAAGGCGGACCGCAAGCGCATCTTCGCCCACGTCCTCGACCCGGTGGACGACATCATCGGCCGGGTCATCGCCGACCACCGCAAGCGCGACGACCTCGCCGAGCGCGACGACGTGCTGTCCATGCTGCTCCTCGCCCGCCACGAGGACGGCGCGCCGATGGACGACGTCGAGCTGCGCGACGAGCTCGTCACGCTCCTGGTCGCCGGCCATGAGACGACGGCGACCGCGCTGGCCTGGGCGCTGGAGCGCCTGACGCGCCACCCGGCGGCGCTGGAGCGCCTGACCGAGGAGGTCCGCGCCGGCGCCGGCGACGAGTATGTCGACGGGGTGATCCGCGAGACGCTGCGCCTGCGGCCGGTGATCCCGTTCGTCGGACGCAAGCTCAGCGAGCCGCAGACGATCGGCGGCTGGGACCTGCCGGCGGGCGTCCGCGTGGCGCCGAGCATCCACCTCGTGCACCGGCGGCCCGACATCTACCCGGACCCGGCCGCGTTCCGGCCCGAGCGCTGGCTCGGCGTGCGCCCCAATCCCTACACGTTCCTGCCGTTCGGCGGCGGCATCCGCCGCTGCCTGGGCGCCAGCTTCGCGGAGACCGAGATGCGCGCGGTCCTGGCCGCGATCGTCGGCCAGGTGCGCCTGCGGCCGGCCGTCCCGGAGTCCGAGCGCGTGGGCCGGCGGGTCATCACGCTCGTTCCGGGGCGCGGGGCTGAGATCATCGCCACGTGA
- a CDS encoding winged helix-turn-helix domain-containing protein, whose product MERGDERLGSLLAEIRHPVRLPILLALADEHLSPSQLAERLDAPLDTVVYAVRALHRSGLIELVRVEPAGVGENTVRRVYRSLRDDWHRVVEVLGEFVPPSRHKPSP is encoded by the coding sequence GTGGAGCGAGGGGACGAGCGTCTGGGGTCGTTGTTGGCGGAGATCCGCCATCCCGTCCGGCTGCCCATCCTGCTCGCGCTCGCCGACGAGCACCTGAGCCCGTCGCAGCTCGCGGAGCGCCTCGACGCCCCGCTCGACACCGTCGTCTACGCCGTGCGGGCGCTGCATCGCTCCGGTCTGATCGAGCTCGTGCGCGTCGAGCCGGCCGGGGTGGGCGAGAACACGGTGCGCCGCGTCTACCGCTCGCTGCGCGACGACTGGCACCGCGTCGTCGAGGTGCTCGGCGAGTTCGTGCCGCCGTCGCGGCACAAGCCGTCGCCCTGA
- a CDS encoding citrate synthase 2 — protein MSSTIDGVQSGLEGVVAFATEIAEPDKEGGALRYRGVDIEDLVGTVPYERVWGLLVDGSFAPGLAPAEQHPLTIRSGDPRVDVQAAIAALAPEWGLQQLIDISDEQARNDLARASVMALSFVAQSARGLGKPWVPQAEIDQGSTLAERFLIRWRGEAHPDHAKAVDAYWISAAEHGMNASTFTARVVASTGADVAAALSSAVGALSGPLHGGAPSRVLKMLDEVAQLGDADKWVKAALDRGERLMGFGHRVYRAEDPRARVLRRTAKDIGSARFEVAEALEQAALAELKARRPDRVLATNVEFWSAVVLDTAEVPPELFTSMFTCARVAGWSAHILEQKREARLIRPTAKYVGPSPRPVSDVPGA, from the coding sequence ATGAGCAGCACGATCGACGGCGTGCAGTCAGGTCTGGAGGGCGTCGTCGCCTTCGCGACCGAGATCGCCGAGCCCGACAAGGAGGGCGGTGCTCTCCGGTACCGCGGCGTGGACATCGAGGATCTCGTCGGCACCGTCCCCTACGAGCGGGTCTGGGGTCTGCTCGTCGACGGCAGCTTCGCGCCCGGCCTCGCGCCGGCCGAGCAGCATCCGCTCACGATCCGCAGCGGCGACCCGCGCGTGGACGTGCAGGCGGCGATCGCCGCGCTGGCGCCGGAGTGGGGCCTGCAGCAGCTCATCGACATCTCCGACGAGCAGGCCCGCAACGACCTGGCCCGGGCGTCGGTCATGGCGCTGAGCTTCGTCGCGCAGAGCGCGCGCGGCCTCGGCAAGCCGTGGGTCCCGCAGGCCGAGATCGACCAGGGCTCCACGCTGGCCGAGCGCTTCCTGATCCGCTGGCGCGGCGAGGCGCATCCCGATCATGCGAAGGCCGTCGACGCCTACTGGATCTCCGCGGCCGAGCACGGCATGAACGCCTCGACCTTCACGGCGCGCGTCGTCGCGTCCACCGGCGCCGACGTCGCCGCCGCGCTGTCGAGCGCGGTCGGCGCCCTGTCGGGCCCGCTGCACGGCGGCGCGCCGTCGCGCGTGCTGAAGATGCTCGACGAGGTCGCGCAGCTCGGCGACGCCGACAAGTGGGTCAAGGCCGCGCTGGACCGCGGCGAGCGCCTCATGGGCTTCGGCCACCGCGTCTACCGCGCCGAGGATCCGCGGGCGCGCGTGCTGCGCCGCACCGCCAAGGACATCGGCTCGGCGCGCTTCGAGGTCGCCGAGGCGCTGGAGCAGGCCGCGCTGGCCGAGCTGAAGGCCCGCCGCCCGGACCGCGTCCTGGCGACCAACGTGGAGTTCTGGTCGGCGGTCGTGCTCGACACGGCCGAGGTCCCGCCGGAGCTGTTCACCTCCATGTTCACCTGTGCGCGCGTCGCCGGCTGGTCGGCGCACATCCTCGAGCAGAAGCGCGAGGCGCGGCTGATCCGGCCGACGGCGAAGTACGTCGGGCCGAGCCCGCGTCCGGTGTCGGACGTCCCGGGCGCGTAA
- a CDS encoding MFS transporter, with the protein MRARLSGENYKWVVLFTGAFGAASFAMLRMGLPALGPALRDEFDLTLTQVGLVFSTVAFGVCVALLPWGILTDRVGERPVMAGGLTAFAVAIGITGFSSSYSALLVGMFLAGAMGASATGASGRAVMGWFSRAERGTALGIRQMALPLGGAIGSLILPRLIGAGGLEAAFLTLSGVALTAALAALLLMRDAPAPQLTHAEYTPDVEQPTHDPRQWRLGAASGLLVVGQSALLGFIVLFLVDARGLSTGIAAAGLAALQLLGAVARILAGRRSDREGLRIPLLRRIAAADGVLLGACALLAGGPGALLYPILLTAGVIAMCWNGLAFTAAAEIAGRHRAGTAMGLQNTVVSVGSTLAPTGFGALVHAAGWSAAYGAAAVGPVVALALLAPLQRDEARRAADRATRVAAGAIARTSTSTATGASA; encoded by the coding sequence GTGCGCGCGCGCCTCAGCGGCGAGAACTACAAGTGGGTCGTGCTGTTCACCGGCGCGTTCGGCGCCGCGTCGTTCGCCATGCTGCGCATGGGCCTGCCGGCGCTGGGCCCGGCGCTGCGCGACGAGTTCGACCTGACGCTGACGCAGGTCGGGCTCGTCTTCTCCACCGTCGCGTTCGGCGTCTGCGTCGCGCTGCTGCCCTGGGGGATCCTCACCGACCGCGTCGGCGAGCGCCCGGTGATGGCCGGCGGCCTGACCGCGTTCGCGGTGGCCATCGGCATCACGGGGTTCTCCTCGTCCTACAGCGCGCTGCTGGTGGGGATGTTCCTGGCCGGCGCGATGGGCGCCAGCGCCACGGGCGCCTCGGGCCGCGCGGTCATGGGCTGGTTCTCGCGGGCCGAGCGCGGCACCGCGCTGGGCATCCGCCAGATGGCGCTGCCGCTGGGCGGCGCGATCGGCTCGCTCATCCTGCCGCGGCTGATCGGCGCCGGCGGGCTGGAGGCCGCGTTCCTGACGCTCAGCGGGGTCGCGCTCACCGCCGCGCTCGCCGCGCTGCTGCTCATGCGCGACGCGCCGGCGCCGCAGCTGACCCACGCCGAGTACACGCCCGACGTGGAGCAGCCCACGCACGACCCGCGCCAGTGGCGCCTCGGCGCCGCGTCCGGCCTGCTCGTCGTCGGGCAGTCGGCGTTGTTGGGGTTCATCGTCCTGTTCTTGGTCGACGCGCGCGGGCTGTCGACCGGCATCGCCGCTGCCGGCCTCGCGGCACTGCAGCTGCTGGGCGCGGTCGCGCGCATCCTCGCCGGCCGCCGCTCGGACCGCGAGGGGCTCCGCATCCCGCTCCTGCGCCGCATCGCCGCCGCCGACGGCGTCCTGCTCGGCGCGTGCGCGCTGCTGGCCGGCGGCCCGGGCGCGCTGTTGTACCCCATCCTGCTCACGGCCGGCGTCATCGCGATGTGCTGGAACGGCCTGGCCTTCACCGCCGCGGCCGAGATCGCCGGGCGCCACCGCGCCGGCACCGCGATGGGCCTGCAGAACACGGTGGTGTCGGTCGGCTCGACGCTCGCGCCGACCGGCTTCGGCGCGCTCGTGCACGCGGCGGGCTGGAGCGCGGCCTACGGCGCTGCGGCGGTCGGTCCCGTCGTGGCGTTGGCGCTGCTCGCGCCGCTGCAGCGCGACGAGGCGCGCCGCGCCGCCGACCGCGCCACGCGCGTCGCCGCCGGCGCGATCGCAAGGACTTCAACAAGCACAGCGACAGGAGCAAGCGCATGA
- a CDS encoding CGNR zinc finger domain-containing protein, translated as MPDRDLPEDLVLPLATGEPWWYWSGGRPAVDFANTRRERWRRGVETLVTPDDLATWFVRAGVMDAPAPVTRAVLEQARELREAIDALMVAQIEGRPLPTEAITLVDDWLVFAGVRPQLVLDDDATPGARLTERAAADSPRRALGMIALDAAQMLGTAQRSRIRICASETCSGRFFDRSPAGKRRWCSMRTCGNVTKARRHRERQKAGA; from the coding sequence ATGCCCGACCGCGACCTCCCCGAGGACCTCGTCCTCCCGCTCGCCACCGGCGAGCCGTGGTGGTACTGGTCGGGCGGGCGGCCCGCGGTCGACTTCGCCAACACGCGGCGGGAGCGCTGGCGCCGCGGCGTCGAGACGCTCGTCACGCCCGACGACCTCGCGACGTGGTTCGTGCGCGCCGGGGTCATGGACGCGCCCGCGCCGGTCACGCGCGCCGTGCTCGAGCAGGCGCGCGAGCTGCGCGAGGCGATCGACGCGCTCATGGTCGCGCAGATCGAGGGCCGGCCGCTGCCGACCGAGGCCATCACCTTGGTCGACGACTGGCTCGTCTTCGCCGGCGTGCGCCCGCAGCTCGTCCTCGACGACGACGCGACCCCCGGCGCCCGGCTCACCGAGCGCGCCGCCGCCGACTCCCCGCGCCGCGCGCTGGGGATGATCGCCCTCGACGCCGCCCAGATGCTCGGGACCGCTCAGCGCTCGCGGATCCGGATCTGCGCGTCGGAGACCTGCAGCGGCCGCTTCTTCGACCGCTCGCCGGCCGGCAAGCGCCGCTGGTGCTCGATGCGCACCTGCGGCAACGTCACGAAGGCCCGGCGGCACCGCGAGCGCCAGAAGGCCGGCGCGTAG
- a CDS encoding amidase, with protein MSTAAGADLLFRPVHELAALVRSGELSARELVQASLDRIAELNPTLNAFVDVFAEDALAEADQIGPGDPRPFAGVPIAIKNNRAVAGKRLTFAANLVGDFLAPYDHNVVARLKAAGFIVVGTTTLPEWGILPTTETARFGPTRNPWDQSRTPGGSSGGSAAAVASGMVPIAHANDGGGSTRIPAACCGLVGLKPQRGRISLGPEIGHAFLVADGVLTRSVRETAEVLDVLQGPSLGDMAWAPPPAEPFATSAGRTPGKLRIAMSTLSPVPEAAVDPVAVQAVQDAARLLESLGHEVVEADPPWSRPELSAVFTASFGPAVCAQIKLGEMIAGREATAADMEPLSWALYQLCQSINSVDALLAEFQLHGVGRDLITWVDQYDALLTPSLAEAPLPLGTLNPLDEADPMGAFTRSASFTPFTPPCNISGQPAISLPLFEREDGLPLGVQLIGQPAGEGALLALAAQVEAAQDWAGRRPDL; from the coding sequence ATGTCCACCGCCGCCGGCGCCGATCTCCTGTTCCGCCCCGTCCACGAGCTCGCCGCCCTCGTGCGGTCGGGCGAGCTCTCCGCCCGCGAGCTCGTGCAGGCGTCGCTGGACCGGATCGCGGAGCTCAACCCCACGCTCAACGCGTTCGTCGACGTCTTCGCCGAGGACGCGCTGGCCGAGGCCGACCAGATCGGCCCGGGCGACCCGCGCCCGTTCGCCGGCGTGCCGATCGCCATCAAGAACAACCGCGCGGTCGCCGGCAAGCGGCTGACGTTCGCCGCCAACCTCGTCGGCGACTTCCTCGCGCCCTACGACCACAACGTGGTCGCGCGGCTCAAGGCGGCGGGCTTCATCGTCGTGGGCACGACCACGCTGCCGGAGTGGGGCATCCTGCCGACCACCGAGACCGCGCGCTTCGGGCCGACGCGCAACCCGTGGGACCAGTCGCGCACGCCCGGGGGATCCAGCGGCGGCAGCGCGGCCGCGGTCGCCTCCGGCATGGTCCCGATCGCGCACGCCAACGACGGCGGCGGCTCGACGCGCATCCCGGCCGCCTGCTGCGGGCTGGTGGGCCTGAAGCCCCAGCGCGGGCGGATCTCGCTCGGCCCCGAGATCGGCCACGCGTTCCTCGTGGCCGACGGCGTCCTGACGCGCAGCGTGCGCGAGACCGCCGAGGTGCTCGACGTCCTGCAGGGCCCGTCGCTGGGCGACATGGCGTGGGCGCCGCCGCCGGCCGAGCCGTTCGCGACCTCCGCCGGCCGCACGCCGGGCAAGCTGCGCATCGCGATGTCCACGCTGTCGCCGGTGCCCGAGGCGGCGGTCGACCCGGTCGCCGTCCAGGCGGTCCAGGACGCGGCGCGGCTGCTGGAGTCGCTCGGCCACGAGGTCGTCGAGGCCGACCCGCCGTGGTCGCGGCCCGAGCTGTCGGCGGTCTTCACGGCATCGTTCGGGCCTGCGGTCTGCGCCCAGATCAAGCTCGGCGAGATGATCGCCGGGCGCGAGGCGACCGCCGCCGACATGGAGCCGCTGAGCTGGGCGCTCTACCAGCTGTGCCAGTCCATCAACTCGGTCGACGCGCTGCTTGCCGAGTTCCAGCTGCACGGCGTCGGGCGCGACCTGATCACCTGGGTCGACCAGTACGACGCGCTGCTGACGCCGTCGCTGGCCGAGGCGCCGCTGCCGCTCGGGACGCTGAACCCGCTGGACGAGGCCGACCCGATGGGCGCGTTCACGCGCAGCGCGTCGTTCACCCCGTTCACGCCGCCGTGCAACATCAGCGGCCAGCCGGCGATCTCGCTGCCGCTGTTCGAGCGCGAGGACGGCCTCCCGCTCGGCGTGCAGCTGATCGGCCAGCCGGCCGGCGAGGGCGCGCTGCTGGCGCTCGCCGCCCAGGTCGAGGCGGCCCAGGACTGGGCGGGCCGGCGGCCCGACCTGTAG
- a CDS encoding complex I NDUFA9 subunit family protein codes for MLLLTGATGLVGSRVLRRLTAARIPVRCLVRDPRRLGPERVRVQIALGDLADPPSFRNALRGVTTVVHLAAAIRDQPRGSIEELNGIATWRMVQAAEAAGVRRFVFFSALGASAHDRTRFLRAKALAEEAVVASDLEHVVVAPSIIYAPGDVFMTLLSRMAAIAPVVPVSGSGRAEYQPIWADDVADCVMALLRDDAAPPPARNRYELGGPETLTYTQITELLLRAAGRPRRLVHVPTPIVSRALRASEAILKSKAPATWDEAELMEVSLLTARGVADAQLLGVEPSPMRAVLKLDDGPAC; via the coding sequence ATGCTCCTGCTCACCGGCGCCACCGGACTGGTCGGCTCCCGGGTGCTGCGCCGCCTCACGGCCGCGCGGATCCCGGTGCGCTGCCTGGTCCGCGATCCGCGGCGCCTCGGGCCCGAGCGCGTCCGCGTGCAGATCGCGCTGGGCGACCTCGCCGACCCGCCGTCGTTCCGCAACGCGCTGCGCGGCGTGACGACCGTCGTGCACCTCGCGGCGGCGATCCGCGACCAGCCGCGCGGCTCCATCGAGGAGCTCAACGGCATCGCGACGTGGCGGATGGTCCAGGCGGCGGAGGCCGCCGGCGTCCGGCGCTTCGTGTTCTTCAGCGCGCTCGGCGCGTCCGCCCACGATCGCACGCGGTTCCTGCGGGCCAAGGCGCTGGCCGAGGAGGCCGTCGTCGCCAGCGACCTCGAACACGTCGTGGTCGCGCCGTCGATCATCTACGCGCCCGGCGACGTGTTCATGACGCTGCTGAGCCGGATGGCGGCGATCGCGCCCGTCGTCCCGGTCAGCGGCAGCGGCCGCGCCGAATACCAGCCGATCTGGGCCGACGACGTCGCCGACTGCGTCATGGCGCTGCTGCGCGACGACGCTGCGCCGCCGCCGGCGCGGAACCGCTACGAGCTCGGCGGCCCCGAGACGCTCACCTACACCCAGATCACCGAGCTGCTCCTGCGCGCCGCCGGCCGCCCGCGCCGCCTCGTCCACGTCCCGACGCCGATCGTGTCCCGGGCGCTGCGCGCGAGCGAGGCGATCCTGAAGTCCAAAGCGCCCGCGACGTGGGACGAGGCCGAGCTGATGGAGGTCTCCCTGCTGACCGCGCGCGGCGTCGCCGACGCGCAGCTTCTCGGTGTGGAGCCGAGCCCGATGCGGGCCGTCCTTAAGCTCGACGACGGACCGGCCTGCTAG
- a CDS encoding 4Fe-4S dicluster domain-containing protein, with product MAYVITEPCIGTKDNSCVEVCPVDCIHPTPDEPDYDSVEMLYIDPEECIDCDACVEACPVDACFAEDQVPEEWNKFVQINADYFKKA from the coding sequence ATGGCGTACGTCATCACCGAGCCCTGCATCGGCACCAAGGACAACTCCTGCGTCGAGGTCTGCCCGGTCGACTGCATCCACCCGACCCCGGACGAGCCCGACTACGACTCGGTCGAGATGCTCTACATCGACCCCGAGGAGTGCATCGACTGCGATGCGTGCGTCGAGGCCTGCCCGGTCGACGCCTGCTTCGCCGAGGACCAGGTCCCGGAGGAGTGGAACAAGTTCGTGCAGATCAACGCGGACTACTTCAAGAAGGCGTAG
- a CDS encoding beta-class carbonic anhydrase, protein MSVTDDLLRNAEDYASRFTKGDLPLPPAKKVAVVACMDARLDPQALLGLDEGDAHVIRNAGGVITDDEIRSLAISQRLLGTEEIVLIHHTDCGMLTFRDDEFRRSIQDDTGIKPEWAAEAFPDLEEDVRQSIARIRSSPFVPRKESVRGFVYEVETGKLREVI, encoded by the coding sequence ATGTCCGTCACCGACGACCTGCTGCGCAACGCCGAGGACTACGCGTCGCGCTTCACCAAGGGTGACCTGCCGCTGCCGCCGGCCAAGAAGGTCGCGGTGGTCGCGTGCATGGACGCGCGGCTCGACCCGCAGGCCCTGCTCGGCCTCGACGAGGGCGACGCGCACGTCATCCGCAACGCGGGCGGCGTCATCACCGACGACGAGATCCGCTCGCTGGCGATCTCGCAGCGGCTGCTGGGGACCGAGGAGATCGTCCTCATCCACCACACCGACTGCGGGATGCTCACCTTCCGCGACGACGAGTTCCGCCGCTCGATCCAGGACGACACCGGCATCAAGCCCGAGTGGGCGGCCGAGGCGTTCCCGGACCTCGAGGAGGACGTCCGGCAGTCGATCGCGCGGATCCGCTCGAGCCCGTTCGTCCCGCGCAAGGAGTCCGTGCGCGGGTTCGTCTACGAGGTCGAGACGGGCAAGCTGCGGGAAGTGATCTAG
- a CDS encoding Mrp/NBP35 family ATP-binding protein yields the protein MASPSRDEILQALTVVIDPELRENIVELGMVRDIAIADDGSVAITVSLTTAGCPIRNHFQTSVAKAVQELGVPKVSVAFDVLSDSEKSNLQKKLGRGGSLPTGALAQVQNVVCIGSGKGGVGKSTLTSNLAAALAADGKKVGILDADVWGYSIPRMFGLGGDRPPVSPERKILPLEAHGVKIMSIGFFVQEDSAVVWRGPMLHKALTQFLEDVDWGELDFLLVDLPPGTGDVSMTLAQLLPDAKFLLVTTPQPTAQKVARRAAEMAHKVSLDIAGVIENMSGFTTPDGQRFQLFGEGGGQELADELDVPLLGKVPLTMPLREQADAGAPLVGTDPDDAAAQAIRQAARGLIALMPVELPILAGAPAPTSPLDVIPPAEKRTSGISLPMAG from the coding sequence ATGGCCTCCCCTTCCCGCGACGAGATCCTGCAGGCGCTCACGGTCGTCATCGACCCGGAGCTGCGTGAGAACATCGTCGAGCTCGGCATGGTTCGCGACATCGCGATCGCGGACGATGGCAGCGTCGCCATCACCGTCTCGCTGACCACCGCCGGCTGCCCGATCCGCAACCACTTCCAGACCTCGGTCGCCAAGGCCGTCCAGGAGCTGGGCGTCCCGAAGGTGTCGGTGGCCTTCGACGTCCTGTCCGACAGCGAGAAGTCCAACCTCCAGAAGAAGCTCGGCCGCGGCGGCTCGCTGCCGACCGGCGCGCTCGCGCAGGTCCAGAACGTCGTCTGCATCGGCTCCGGGAAGGGCGGTGTCGGCAAGTCGACGCTGACCTCCAACCTCGCCGCGGCGCTCGCCGCCGACGGCAAGAAGGTCGGCATCCTCGACGCCGACGTCTGGGGCTACTCGATCCCGCGCATGTTCGGCCTCGGCGGCGACCGCCCGCCGGTGTCGCCGGAGCGCAAGATCCTGCCGCTCGAGGCCCACGGCGTGAAGATCATGTCGATCGGCTTCTTCGTCCAGGAGGACAGCGCGGTCGTCTGGCGCGGCCCGATGCTGCACAAGGCGCTGACGCAGTTCCTCGAGGACGTCGACTGGGGCGAGCTCGACTTCCTGCTCGTCGACCTGCCCCCGGGCACCGGCGACGTCTCGATGACGCTCGCGCAGCTGCTGCCCGACGCGAAGTTCCTGCTCGTCACGACGCCGCAGCCGACGGCGCAGAAGGTCGCGCGCCGCGCCGCCGAGATGGCCCACAAGGTGTCGCTCGACATCGCGGGCGTCATCGAGAACATGTCCGGCTTCACGACCCCGGACGGCCAGCGCTTCCAGCTCTTCGGCGAGGGCGGCGGCCAGGAGCTGGCCGACGAGCTCGACGTCCCGCTGCTCGGCAAGGTCCCGCTGACGATGCCGTTGCGCGAGCAGGCCGACGCCGGCGCGCCGCTGGTCGGCACCGATCCGGACGACGCCGCCGCGCAGGCGATCCGCCAGGCCGCGCGCGGCCTGATCGCGCTGATGCCGGTCGAGCTGCCGATCCTGGCCGGCGCGCCCGCGCCGACCTCGCCGCTGGACGTGATCCCGCCCGCCGAGAAGCGGACGAGCGGGATCAGCCTGCCGATGGCGGGCTGA